TGCCCGGGATCGACGTGGCCGTGGTCTATTTCGACATCGTGGGGCAGCGCGAGCACCCGGTGGTGCAGCATTTCACCGCGGACGCGCTCGACGCGTTCTTCGTCCAGACCTGCGAACGCTTTTTGCAATGGGCACAGGCCGAACTGGCACACCGGCAGGCCCGCGATGCCGCGCTGGCGCGGCTGGCCTTCCCGCATCCGGCATTCCGCACCGGCCAGCGCGAGCTGGCGCAGGCGGTCTACAACGCCAACCGCGCCGGGCGCACCCTGCTGGCCCAGGCGCCGACGGGCATCGGCAAGTCGATCGGCACGCTGTTCCCGCTGCTCAAGGCGATGCCGGGGCAGGGCATCGACAAGGCGTTCTTCCTGTCGGCGCGCTCCACCGGGCGCGGCGTTGCGCTGCAGGCCGCGCAGGCGCTGCGCAGCCACGGCGCGCAGCCGCTGCGGGTGATCGAGCTGGTGGCGCGCGACAAGGCCTGCGAGCATCCGGAACTCGCCTGCCACGGCGAATCCTGCCCGCTGGCGCGCGGCTTCTACGATCGCCTGCCCGCCGCGCGCGCAGCCGCCCGCGAGGTGGCGGTGCGCGACCGTGCCGCGGTGCGCACGCTGGCGCTGGCGCATGGCATCTGCCCCTACTACCTGGCGCAGGAACTGGTGCGCTGGAGCGATGTGGTGGTGGCTGACTACAACTATTACTTCGATCGCAGCGCGCTGCTGTACGCGCTGACCGTCGCCAACGGCTGGCGCGCGGGCGTGCTGGTCGACGAGGCGCACAACCTGGTCGAGCGCGGCCGCGCCATGTACACCGCCGAACTGGATCCGCACGCGCTGCGCGACGCCCGGCGCGGCGCGCCCCCGGCGGTGGGCAGGCCGCTGGCCCGGCTGGCGCGCCACTGGAGCGCACTGGCGCGGCAGGCCGACGCTGCCTATGAGGTCTTGCCGGAAGTGCCCGCGCCCCTGCTGCGCGCGCTCGATGATTGCTGCGCGGCAGTGCTGGCGCACATGACCGAGCAGCCCGCGTCGGTCGCCCCGGCGCTGCAGCGATTTTATTTCGATGCCTTGCATTTCAGCCGGCTGGCAGAGCAGCTCGATGCGAATTCGCTGTTCGATATCCAGCGGCCAGCCGTCGCCGCAAAGGCCGGGCGCGGCAACCATGCACGCCTGTGCCTGCGCAACGTCATCCCTGCGCCGTTCCTGCGGCCGCGCTTTGCCGCGGCGCATTCCGTCACGCTGTTCTCGGCCACGCTGGACCCGGCCGCCTTTTACTTCGATACGCTGGGCTTGCCCGCCGACTGCGCGCACGTGGTGGTGCCGTCGCCGTTCCGGGCGGAACAACTGTCGGTACGCATCGCCAGCCGGATTTCCACCCGCTATGCCCGGCGCGGCCAGTCGCTGCCGGCCATTGCCGCGCTGATGGCGAACCAGTTCCACGCCCGCCACGGCAACTACCTTGCGTTCTTCAGCAGCCACGAATACCTGCAGCAGGCCGTGTCGAATTTCACGCAGGTCCATCCGGACATCCCGCACTGGGTCCAGTCGCGCGGCATGGACGAGGCGGCGCAGGCCGCTTTCCTGTCCGCCTTTGTCCCTGGCGGCGCAGGCATCGGCTTTGCGGTGCTGGGCGGGGCCTTTGCCGAGGGCGTGGACCTTCCCGGCGAGCGCCTGATCGGCGCCTTCGTCGCCACGCTGGGGCTGCCGCAGTTCAACGCGGTCAACGAGCAGTTCCGCGCGCGCATGCAGTCGGCTTTCGGCCAGGGCTACGACTATGCCTATCTCTATCCGGGCTTGCGCAAGGTGGTGCAGGCCGCGGGCAGGGTGATCCGCACGCAGCAGGACGAAGGCGTGGTCTACCTGATCGACGACCGCTTTGCCGCGCCGGAGGTGCGCCGGCTGCTGCCGGAATGGTGGCAAATCGACCCGGCGGCGTAGAAATTACATGGCGCACGGCGCCTGGCCGGGCCGCTTGCCGGCCCCGCGGGGCCGGAACGAACCTGGCACGAATCCGGCAGCAATGCGACCATGCGTGCCGACCGCACCCCGTCGTCATCGAACCAGGGACCCGACCATGCCCATGACCCAGCATTACGCGGCTACCGAGCCGCCCCGTACCGAAGTGGATGCGCTGAACGGCGGCACCGTGCTCGAATTCGGCGCCCCGTGGTGCGGCTTCTGCCAGCGTGCGCAGCCGGCGCTCGCCGAAGCGTTCGCCGTCCATCCGGCGCTGCGCCACATCAAGGTCGAGGATGGCAGCGGGCGCCCGCTCGGCCGCTCGTTCCGCATCAAGCTGTGGCCGACGCTGGTGTTCCTGCGCGACGGGCAGGAAGTCGCCAGACTGGTACGGCCGACCGAGGCGGATCCGATCCGGGAAGCCATGCGGCGCATCAGTTGATCCTTGGGGATAGCCAAGGCGTCACATTGCGGCAATTTTCTGCCGCCCCAGGGCGCTCAACCCTGCTTTGGGAGGGGACAAGCCGGGGCATTTCTGCCGTTTGTGAAGAAGTCGCCCCGCGCAATGGCCCCTGACGGCCGCGCGCGCGACTAGCCCGGCAACGGCCCGCGCGCCCGGCGCGCAGGAAACAAGACGGTTTCAACCGCCAATTTCGACAAATGAGCGCCCTTAGCCCCGACCAGCGGCCGACCGTCCTGGTCGTCGACGACGTTCCCGAAAACATTGCGGCCATGGTCGCGCTGCTGCAGGACCCGTACCGCGTCAAGGTGGCGACCCGGGCGGCCACCGCGCTGCAACTGGCGCGGGAAGCGCCCCCCGACCTGATCCTGATGGATGTGTCGATGCCTGGCATGGACGGCTACGAGGCGTGCCGCCAGCTCAAGGCCGATGCGCGCACCGCGTGCGTGCCGGTGATCTTCCTGACGGCACGGGCCGAGGCCCACGACGAGGCGCTCGGCTTCGAGGTTGGCGCCGTCGACTACATCATGAAGCCGGTCAGCGCGCCGGTGGCGCGCGCACGCATTGCCAGCCAGCTGGCACTCAAGCAGGCGCACGACTTCCTGCGCGACCGCTCGGCCTGGCTCGAGGCCGAGGTGCAGCGCCGCACGCGCGAGATCGAGCTGATCGAGGACGCCACCATCATCGCGCTGGCGGCGCTGGCCGAAACCCGCGACAACGAGACCGGCAACCATATCCGCCGTACCCAGCACTATGTGCGCGCACTGGCGCGCAAGCTGCAGCACGAGCCGCATTTCGCCGGCAGGCTCGATGACAAGGCCATCGACCTGATGTTCAAGTCCGCGCCGCTGCACGATATCGGCAAGGTCGGCATCCCCGACCGCATCCTGCTCAAGCCCGGCAAGCTCACCGCCGAAGAGTTCGAGGTCATGAAGACCCATACCACGCTGGGCCGCGATGCCATCGCCGATGCCGAGGCCCAGTGCGGCACCACCAGTTCCTTCCTGCGCTACGCGCGCGAGATCGCGCATCACCACCACGAGAAATGGG
This genomic interval from Cupriavidus oxalaticus contains the following:
- a CDS encoding ATP-dependent DNA helicase, which produces MRALCDFTARAGDLDLRFVPTPTAQEGVAGHTLVTGRRGPGYQAEVSLCADFGPLHVRGRADGYDPDANRLEEIKTVRGEAAVPDNHRHLHWAQAKIYGCLLCRKLGLPGIDVAVVYFDIVGQREHPVVQHFTADALDAFFVQTCERFLQWAQAELAHRQARDAALARLAFPHPAFRTGQRELAQAVYNANRAGRTLLAQAPTGIGKSIGTLFPLLKAMPGQGIDKAFFLSARSTGRGVALQAAQALRSHGAQPLRVIELVARDKACEHPELACHGESCPLARGFYDRLPAARAAAREVAVRDRAAVRTLALAHGICPYYLAQELVRWSDVVVADYNYYFDRSALLYALTVANGWRAGVLVDEAHNLVERGRAMYTAELDPHALRDARRGAPPAVGRPLARLARHWSALARQADAAYEVLPEVPAPLLRALDDCCAAVLAHMTEQPASVAPALQRFYFDALHFSRLAEQLDANSLFDIQRPAVAAKAGRGNHARLCLRNVIPAPFLRPRFAAAHSVTLFSATLDPAAFYFDTLGLPADCAHVVVPSPFRAEQLSVRIASRISTRYARRGQSLPAIAALMANQFHARHGNYLAFFSSHEYLQQAVSNFTQVHPDIPHWVQSRGMDEAAQAAFLSAFVPGGAGIGFAVLGGAFAEGVDLPGERLIGAFVATLGLPQFNAVNEQFRARMQSAFGQGYDYAYLYPGLRKVVQAAGRVIRTQQDEGVVYLIDDRFAAPEVRRLLPEWWQIDPAA
- a CDS encoding thioredoxin family protein; translated protein: MPMTQHYAATEPPRTEVDALNGGTVLEFGAPWCGFCQRAQPALAEAFAVHPALRHIKVEDGSGRPLGRSFRIKLWPTLVFLRDGQEVARLVRPTEADPIREAMRRIS
- a CDS encoding HD-GYP domain-containing protein; translated protein: MSALSPDQRPTVLVVDDVPENIAAMVALLQDPYRVKVATRAATALQLAREAPPDLILMDVSMPGMDGYEACRQLKADARTACVPVIFLTARAEAHDEALGFEVGAVDYIMKPVSAPVARARIASQLALKQAHDFLRDRSAWLEAEVQRRTREIELIEDATIIALAALAETRDNETGNHIRRTQHYVRALARKLQHEPHFAGRLDDKAIDLMFKSAPLHDIGKVGIPDRILLKPGKLTAEEFEVMKTHTTLGRDAIADAEAQCGTTSSFLRYAREIAHHHHEKWDGSGYPDGLAGEAIPLSARLMAVADVYDALISRRVYKPAFAHDDAVRIIAEGRGRHFDPRVIDAFLAITGEFHAIALEYADPAGAGPAPAPAPG